In the Coriobacteriia bacterium genome, one interval contains:
- a CDS encoding molybdopterin-dependent oxidoreductase, translating into MGESDTLARPSRRAFLKGAGVVAGAGLFGSGLSVFDASAWLAPVQASADEAPQERVICTYHSANCGNRCAMRCTVRDGRLVLIEPNKWSGPEADHSVCCLKGISEIQRTYSPDRIQRPLRRVGPRGSDEFEEISWDEAYRTIVDAFSRANEEYGPGSILFEYGSPVEYPMPKLRAFLGACSGMVDGIDMGQGNGMDLTTGERMVGLHMHEITDWPNSNLVLLVGNNFLETQMTDADIFFRAKEAGTKFVCIDPMFTPTAQHCDAWYSIRPGTDAALYLGMAAEIIEQGYYDEQFILEHSTFPFLIDPDDGTLLREKTPSEGDDAESNPFLVWDTVTKSARPANDEKVVPALEGTYTVGGKRCATVFSRFKEELAEGDTVAWAAEETDIDADVIRELARQYACDGPAFLATGFGGIDKFSNADIAGHAASILPVLTGNFGNVGGGYGCVNTHLACHGWTHGIGGWQLPGQFAETPNTVQPVLYKSVENSVHVVVCIGNNLYTAMGNWTTTTKWLDTLDLVVTVDPHFNDSARYSDIILPGTGCFESREPYRGVTGTKNHMLLQRAVIEPLFESKTDYEIERDLCELLGFAEYLPESREAELRAGFAQVEGDEAMAGITLDTLVENDSIMRFDVPTDVYDKYRDLQFATDSGRLEPYHASMVAVDQELPHYIPPVEAYRDNPLAEKYPLQLGQKHGRYRAHSMFSNSTWINQIEPAGLVYVSVDDATQRGIASGDRVRVFNDRGSMEGVARVSGAVRPGSLLVNDGCWTRETGGQGMPNLINDALNERAAHLIYGGNMALNDTLVQVEKA; encoded by the coding sequence ATGGGGGAGAGCGATACCCTGGCGCGCCCGTCGAGGCGCGCGTTTCTGAAGGGTGCGGGCGTTGTTGCGGGCGCCGGCCTGTTCGGTTCGGGCCTGTCCGTCTTTGACGCGAGCGCCTGGCTGGCGCCGGTGCAAGCATCGGCCGACGAGGCCCCGCAGGAGCGGGTCATCTGTACATACCACTCCGCGAACTGCGGCAACCGCTGCGCCATGAGGTGCACGGTGCGTGACGGCCGCCTTGTGCTCATCGAGCCAAACAAGTGGAGCGGGCCCGAGGCGGACCACTCCGTCTGCTGTCTCAAGGGCATCAGCGAGATCCAGCGTACGTACAGCCCCGACCGCATCCAGCGTCCGCTGCGACGCGTGGGGCCGCGTGGCTCGGACGAGTTCGAGGAGATCAGCTGGGACGAGGCCTACCGGACGATCGTCGACGCGTTTTCCAGGGCAAACGAGGAGTATGGCCCTGGCTCCATCCTGTTCGAGTACGGCTCTCCCGTCGAGTATCCCATGCCTAAGCTGCGCGCCTTTCTCGGCGCCTGCTCCGGCATGGTCGACGGCATCGACATGGGCCAGGGCAACGGCATGGACCTCACGACGGGCGAGCGTATGGTCGGCCTGCACATGCACGAGATCACGGACTGGCCCAACTCAAACCTGGTGCTGCTTGTGGGCAACAACTTCCTCGAGACGCAGATGACGGACGCAGACATCTTCTTCCGGGCTAAGGAGGCGGGCACGAAGTTCGTCTGCATCGACCCCATGTTCACGCCGACGGCCCAGCACTGCGACGCGTGGTACTCCATCCGCCCCGGTACGGACGCGGCCCTCTACCTGGGCATGGCGGCCGAGATCATCGAGCAGGGCTACTACGACGAGCAGTTCATCCTCGAGCACAGCACGTTCCCGTTCCTCATCGATCCCGACGACGGAACTCTGCTGAGGGAGAAGACCCCCTCCGAGGGCGATGACGCCGAGTCGAACCCCTTCCTTGTGTGGGACACGGTCACGAAGTCTGCGCGCCCGGCCAACGACGAGAAGGTCGTCCCGGCCCTCGAGGGGACGTACACGGTTGGCGGGAAGAGGTGCGCGACCGTATTCTCGCGGTTCAAGGAGGAGCTCGCCGAGGGAGACACCGTTGCGTGGGCGGCCGAGGAGACCGACATCGACGCCGACGTCATCCGCGAGCTCGCACGACAGTATGCCTGCGACGGCCCGGCCTTCCTCGCGACGGGGTTCGGCGGCATCGACAAGTTCTCCAACGCTGATATCGCGGGCCACGCTGCATCCATCCTGCCGGTTCTCACGGGAAACTTCGGTAACGTTGGTGGCGGGTACGGCTGCGTCAACACGCACCTGGCATGCCACGGCTGGACGCACGGCATCGGTGGCTGGCAACTGCCCGGGCAGTTTGCCGAGACACCCAACACCGTTCAGCCCGTGCTGTACAAGAGCGTCGAGAACAGCGTGCACGTCGTCGTGTGCATCGGCAACAACCTCTATACGGCCATGGGCAACTGGACGACCACGACGAAGTGGCTGGACACGCTCGACCTCGTCGTAACCGTCGACCCGCACTTCAACGACTCGGCGCGCTACTCCGACATCATCCTGCCGGGGACGGGCTGCTTCGAGAGCCGCGAGCCGTACCGCGGCGTCACGGGCACGAAGAACCACATGCTGCTGCAGCGCGCCGTCATCGAGCCGCTGTTCGAGTCCAAGACGGACTACGAGATCGAGCGCGACCTCTGCGAGCTGCTCGGATTTGCCGAGTACCTGCCCGAGAGCCGGGAGGCGGAGCTGCGCGCGGGCTTTGCCCAGGTTGAGGGTGACGAGGCTATGGCAGGCATCACGCTCGACACGCTGGTCGAGAACGACTCCATCATGCGCTTCGACGTGCCGACCGACGTATACGACAAGTACCGCGACCTCCAGTTCGCGACGGACTCGGGCCGGCTTGAGCCGTACCACGCCTCCATGGTGGCGGTGGACCAGGAGCTGCCTCACTACATCCCGCCTGTCGAGGCGTACCGCGACAACCCGCTCGCCGAGAAGTACCCGCTGCAGCTCGGCCAGAAGCACGGGCGGTATCGCGCCCACTCAATGTTCTCCAACTCGACGTGGATCAACCAGATCGAGCCTGCCGGCCTGGTGTACGTCTCCGTCGATGACGCGACGCAGCGAGGCATTGCAAGCGGTGATCGCGTGCGCGTCTTTAACGATCGCGGCTCCATGGAGGGCGTCGCCCGCGTGAGCGGCGCGGTCAGGCCCGGCTCGCTGCTCGTCAACGACGGCTGCTGGACGCGCGAGACGGGCGGACAGGGCATGCCCAACCTCATCAACGACGCGCTGAACGAGCGCGCGGCGCACCTGATTTACGGCGGGAACATGGCGCTGAACGACACGCTCGTCCAGGTCGAGAAGGCGTAG
- the nrfD gene encoding polysulfide reductase NrfD has product MGVCALLTLMAFGAWVFQQVNGLSVTGMSNVTSWGLYIVCFMFFVGLSAGGLIVASSATVFHIERFKSVALPAVILSTVCICLAGAFVLIDLGGIQRVWRMFTGLNVRSPLAWDMVVIVCYLTINVIYLYFMCAPRARRDNVRYVSRVALPVAILVHTVTAWIFGLQISHEGWHSAIMGPLFVVSAMDSGLALLILVLLGLERRGAFHTEKALISSLAGLMVTCLAVDAYMIGCELLTTGYPGGEGFERILSVMLSGQTAPFFWFEVIAGILVPFCILVFKRGRENTALVALSSVLIVCGVFCKRVWLLFTSFVHPNLSGAPGVSLGTTVAQGGDAWAVFATVGTYAPTWVELAVVVGAVAFGVLAFTLLARWLLPKAR; this is encoded by the coding sequence ATGGGTGTCTGCGCGCTCCTGACGCTCATGGCGTTTGGAGCGTGGGTGTTCCAGCAGGTGAACGGCCTGTCCGTCACGGGCATGTCCAACGTCACCTCGTGGGGCCTCTACATCGTCTGCTTCATGTTCTTCGTGGGCCTCTCTGCTGGCGGCCTGATCGTGGCCTCGTCTGCAACGGTGTTCCACATCGAGCGCTTTAAGAGCGTCGCGCTGCCCGCCGTCATCCTCTCGACGGTCTGTATCTGCCTGGCTGGGGCGTTTGTTCTCATCGACCTCGGCGGCATCCAGCGCGTGTGGCGCATGTTTACGGGGCTCAACGTGCGCTCGCCGCTGGCCTGGGACATGGTCGTCATCGTTTGCTACCTCACGATCAATGTCATCTACCTGTACTTCATGTGCGCTCCGCGCGCCAGACGCGACAACGTCAGGTACGTCTCGCGCGTCGCTCTGCCGGTGGCCATCCTCGTCCACACGGTCACGGCGTGGATATTCGGCCTGCAAATCAGCCACGAGGGCTGGCACTCGGCCATCATGGGCCCGCTGTTCGTCGTGTCTGCCATGGACTCGGGACTGGCGCTGCTCATCCTCGTGTTGCTCGGCCTCGAGAGGCGCGGCGCGTTCCACACGGAGAAGGCGCTCATCTCCTCGCTCGCCGGTCTCATGGTCACGTGCCTTGCTGTCGATGCGTACATGATCGGCTGCGAGCTGCTGACGACGGGCTATCCCGGAGGTGAGGGCTTCGAGCGCATCCTGTCCGTCATGCTGAGCGGGCAGACGGCCCCGTTCTTCTGGTTCGAGGTCATCGCGGGCATCCTGGTCCCGTTCTGTATCCTCGTGTTCAAGCGCGGCCGCGAGAACACGGCGCTGGTTGCTCTGTCGAGCGTGCTCATCGTCTGTGGCGTGTTCTGCAAGCGCGTTTGGCTGCTGTTCACGTCGTTCGTGCATCCGAACCTTTCTGGCGCGCCGGGCGTGTCGCTGGGAACGACGGTGGCTCAGGGCGGCGACGCGTGGGCGGTGTTCGCCACGGTAGGGACGTATGCCCCGACGTGGGTGGAGCTTGCCGTTGTCGTTGGCGCCGTGGCGTTTGGTGTGCTGGCGTTCACACTGCTGGCGCGCTGGCTGCTGCCCAAGGCGCGCTAG
- a CDS encoding putative heavy metal-binding protein, with translation MVVTTTASVEGHRIVRYEGIVFGEVITGVNMFRDMFAGVRNLVGGRSAGYEKELSDAREEALAEMQNRAADRGANAVVGVDIDYEVLGTDNGMLMVTASGTAVVID, from the coding sequence ATGGTTGTCACCACCACCGCAAGCGTCGAAGGCCACCGCATCGTCCGCTACGAGGGCATCGTGTTCGGCGAGGTCATCACCGGCGTCAATATGTTCCGCGACATGTTCGCCGGCGTGCGCAACCTCGTCGGCGGCCGCTCGGCAGGCTACGAGAAGGAGCTGTCCGATGCCCGCGAAGAGGCGCTCGCCGAGATGCAGAACCGCGCGGCGGATCGCGGCGCCAACGCCGTCGTGGGCGTCGACATCGACTACGAGGTGCTCGGTACGGACAACGGCATGCTCATGGTCACGGCGTCGGGAACGGCCGTCGTCATCGACTAG
- a CDS encoding molybdopterin-dependent oxidoreductase: MRKRVAIVSAMLAGSLLVSGTALANTEMGSGSDDVLRTSIEDTEEYERGLDYLAEVNARQDEINAEYAPEVRTLEDGTKVQRTPTEYRGYHWNRPYQNGMSYNNYYLDADHRGCGACHIDLADTLSNMEYAHPTVWNEALGSWTTVDQCMLCHSDDDGYEFGTLLHAVHYGTRNGETFDAMNGNCNSCHNMTENGNGVELWDVVKYDHLDGIVDVADVQGEFEFDQDTVVAPEDMYTYDWIHSDYDHMITILGKNKLDESFPEDAVYNWEITMNGLVNEPFTAKLGDLIAEAEADGAVVTKLSKIHCVDNMPGGGGISNVEITGIPLTWLVEKAGGPSEDITGVLFDRREFHTNSAMSHSSRGVPEDKFGDVYLVYEIGGKPIDVSSGSPCINWVEACDAQSNVKQVVGYTLTNEEKNWDGWMMNGFNTYGEGPYMNKPNATVLKVPEGKIIETGVPFTFEGYADAFNEAVTKLEFSMDGGETWTAFDLGQTDPRQWVYWHFTWTPESDGSYVLIVRATTESGLVSVDPQKVMVTAKSDVEA; the protein is encoded by the coding sequence ATGAGGAAGAGGGTCGCCATAGTCTCTGCGATGCTCGCCGGCTCGCTGCTCGTCAGCGGGACCGCACTCGCGAACACCGAAATGGGATCAGGATCGGACGACGTCCTTCGCACGAGCATCGAAGACACCGAGGAGTACGAGAGGGGACTCGACTACCTCGCAGAGGTCAACGCGCGTCAGGACGAGATCAACGCCGAGTACGCTCCCGAGGTGCGCACGCTCGAGGACGGCACGAAGGTTCAGCGCACGCCCACCGAGTACCGGGGCTACCACTGGAACCGTCCGTACCAGAACGGCATGTCGTACAACAACTACTATCTCGACGCCGACCACCGCGGCTGCGGTGCCTGCCACATCGACCTCGCCGACACGCTGTCGAACATGGAGTACGCGCACCCGACCGTGTGGAACGAGGCGCTGGGCAGCTGGACGACCGTCGACCAGTGCATGCTGTGCCACAGCGACGACGACGGCTACGAGTTCGGCACGCTGTTGCACGCCGTCCACTACGGCACGCGCAACGGCGAGACGTTCGACGCCATGAACGGCAACTGCAACAGTTGCCACAACATGACGGAGAACGGCAACGGCGTCGAGCTGTGGGACGTCGTGAAGTACGACCACCTCGACGGCATCGTTGACGTCGCCGACGTCCAGGGCGAGTTCGAGTTCGACCAGGACACAGTCGTCGCGCCCGAGGACATGTACACGTACGACTGGATCCACTCCGACTACGACCACATGATCACCATCCTGGGCAAGAACAAGCTCGACGAGTCGTTCCCCGAGGACGCGGTCTACAACTGGGAGATCACCATGAACGGCCTCGTCAACGAGCCGTTCACCGCGAAGCTCGGCGACCTCATCGCTGAGGCCGAAGCCGACGGCGCCGTTGTCACGAAGCTGTCGAAGATCCACTGCGTCGACAACATGCCCGGTGGCGGCGGCATCTCCAACGTCGAGATCACGGGCATCCCGCTCACGTGGCTCGTCGAGAAGGCCGGCGGCCCGAGCGAGGACATCACCGGCGTCCTGTTCGACCGCCGCGAGTTCCACACGAACAGCGCCATGTCGCACAGCAGCCGCGGCGTGCCCGAGGACAAGTTCGGCGACGTCTACCTCGTCTACGAGATCGGCGGCAAGCCCATCGACGTGAGCTCCGGCAGCCCGTGCATCAACTGGGTCGAGGCGTGCGACGCCCAGTCCAACGTGAAGCAGGTCGTGGGCTACACGCTGACGAACGAGGAGAAGAACTGGGACGGCTGGATGATGAACGGCTTCAACACGTACGGCGAGGGCCCCTACATGAACAAGCCCAACGCCACCGTGCTGAAGGTCCCCGAGGGCAAGATCATTGAGACCGGCGTGCCGTTCACGTTCGAGGGCTACGCGGACGCCTTTAACGAGGCCGTGACGAAGCTCGAGTTCTCCATGGACGGCGGCGAGACGTGGACCGCGTTCGACCTCGGCCAGACCGACCCGCGCCAGTGGGTGTACTGGCACTTCACCTGGACGCCCGAGTCCGACGGCAGCTACGTGCTCATCGTGCGGGCGACGACCGAGTCCGGCCTGGTCAGCGTCGACCCCCAGAAGGTAATGGTCACCGCGAAGAGCGACGTGGAGGCGTAA
- a CDS encoding molecular chaperone TorD family protein — translation MSVVLQAAGARDVVTCNRLAQAYAFLGNSLLSPISETGTYGLDVELWDRLRALDDREVSEAVDAMVAFLERHAGHDVSELVRECSVEHAWLFVGPPRPHVYPWETLARSGGAGPAFGLPARCLAELMREDGLVLAQANRQAEDHMGVELLYLSVLSERMARCLEEDDSRGAERAAGRLRVLLDGHILGWIGAFVQQVCQERPDGYYAPLVRVAQTLVEKHRSLLV, via the coding sequence ATGTCAGTCGTGTTGCAAGCAGCGGGTGCGAGGGATGTCGTGACGTGCAATAGGCTTGCCCAGGCCTACGCGTTTCTGGGCAACTCGCTGCTGAGTCCCATAAGCGAGACGGGTACATACGGTCTGGATGTCGAGCTTTGGGATCGCTTGCGCGCGCTTGACGATCGCGAGGTCAGCGAGGCTGTGGACGCGATGGTCGCGTTTCTCGAGCGCCATGCGGGGCACGACGTCTCCGAGCTCGTCCGGGAGTGCTCCGTCGAGCACGCCTGGCTGTTCGTTGGGCCGCCGCGACCCCACGTGTACCCTTGGGAGACGCTGGCGCGCTCCGGGGGCGCGGGCCCGGCGTTCGGCTTGCCGGCTCGGTGCCTTGCCGAGCTCATGCGCGAGGACGGGCTGGTGCTGGCGCAGGCAAATCGACAGGCTGAGGATCACATGGGCGTCGAGCTGCTCTACCTGTCAGTGCTGAGCGAGCGTATGGCTCGCTGCCTCGAAGAGGACGATTCGCGGGGTGCCGAGCGGGCTGCGGGACGCCTTCGGGTTCTGCTTGACGGGCACATCCTCGGATGGATCGGCGCGTTTGTGCAGCAGGTTTGCCAGGAGCGTCCCGATGGGTATTATGCGCCGCTCGTGCGCGTTGCCCAGACGCTTGTAGAGAAGCATCGCTCGCTACTGGTGTAA
- a CDS encoding helix-turn-helix transcriptional regulator → MGWFLSDPLGRAGGALIALCMGLNLVWCTLMGHTDGFTSLMWETRLEVNPRLFFLLGVAVAGLISVAVPGWLRHADAVLRFALPLLGLLGTACFAVPHRWGGHDFCVQLAVVGLLATGVVYFWIPARCVLVTMRTRGAASVLACLTGATAVRLVVPPLVGVAVSPDVQVGIAMGMPVLACVAFELACVCLRRAAARERDARETVGMGEGSAAQGIESLRARTVYGIPQRSDVHGAVAASQAATAYLLIFIAGVVLAVTRSTSVFGEWGDVDGHISGVHSLLLVIIVPLACTVLFAYGVVGKMAHRPLAVRFQPALLLTLAGLFVSGIQLAPGDGGVVLLLVIEQVGELWAHLLFWLIVATALDVVGQPSYRVIGAGGLVYGLGSAVWMTLFGEGEARPMLAALLGVYVLVTVLLSILSSRFLGETPFGRATGPVAPALAPATALAGGTNAAQDPATVGSMLDFCADLAERYGLSPRETEVFVLMVQGRSRSFIQEELSLSGNTVKTHVTHIYAKMGIQGRQELMDLIWR, encoded by the coding sequence ATGGGGTGGTTTTTGTCCGATCCGCTGGGACGTGCGGGCGGTGCCCTGATCGCGCTGTGCATGGGGCTGAACCTTGTGTGGTGCACGCTCATGGGCCACACGGACGGTTTCACGTCGCTGATGTGGGAGACGCGCCTCGAGGTGAACCCCCGCCTGTTCTTCCTGTTGGGCGTCGCCGTGGCTGGGCTGATCAGCGTGGCGGTGCCGGGCTGGCTGAGGCATGCCGACGCCGTGCTGCGCTTTGCCCTGCCTCTGCTCGGCCTTCTGGGTACGGCGTGCTTTGCCGTCCCCCATCGCTGGGGCGGCCACGATTTCTGCGTGCAGCTCGCCGTCGTCGGATTGCTTGCGACGGGCGTTGTCTACTTCTGGATTCCCGCCCGCTGCGTGCTCGTCACGATGCGAACGCGCGGCGCCGCGTCGGTGCTGGCGTGCCTGACGGGCGCGACGGCCGTCCGGCTGGTTGTGCCCCCGCTCGTGGGGGTGGCCGTCAGCCCGGACGTGCAAGTGGGCATCGCGATGGGGATGCCCGTGCTCGCCTGCGTTGCCTTCGAGCTCGCCTGCGTCTGCCTGCGGCGCGCCGCTGCTCGGGAGCGGGACGCGCGCGAGACGGTTGGGATGGGCGAGGGGAGTGCGGCGCAAGGCATCGAGAGCTTGCGCGCTCGCACGGTGTACGGCATCCCGCAGCGCTCCGACGTGCACGGCGCCGTGGCGGCGTCGCAGGCGGCGACGGCGTACCTGCTGATATTCATCGCGGGCGTCGTGCTGGCCGTGACGCGCAGCACCAGCGTGTTCGGCGAGTGGGGAGACGTGGACGGACATATTTCCGGCGTGCATTCGCTGCTGCTCGTGATTATCGTGCCGCTCGCGTGCACGGTCCTGTTCGCGTATGGCGTCGTAGGCAAGATGGCGCACCGGCCTCTCGCCGTGCGCTTTCAGCCCGCGCTGCTGCTGACGCTCGCCGGTCTGTTCGTGTCGGGCATCCAGCTCGCCCCTGGTGACGGCGGTGTTGTCTTGCTGCTCGTCATCGAGCAGGTGGGCGAGCTGTGGGCGCATCTGCTGTTCTGGCTCATCGTCGCCACGGCGCTCGACGTGGTCGGCCAACCATCCTATCGCGTCATCGGCGCAGGCGGGCTCGTGTACGGTCTGGGCTCTGCCGTGTGGATGACGCTGTTCGGGGAGGGCGAGGCGCGGCCGATGCTCGCCGCCCTGCTCGGCGTGTACGTCCTGGTCACGGTGCTGCTCAGCATTCTGAGCAGCCGCTTTCTGGGCGAGACCCCATTTGGACGCGCCACGGGACCGGTGGCTCCCGCGCTCGCGCCTGCCACTGCGCTTGCCGGCGGGACGAATGCGGCCCAGGATCCCGCTACTGTGGGCTCCATGCTGGACTTCTGCGCCGACCTCGCCGAGCGCTACGGCCTGTCGCCACGCGAGACGGAGGTATTCGTGCTCATGGTGCAGGGGCGCTCGCGCTCGTTCATCCAGGAGGAGCTGTCACTGTCGGGCAACACCGTGAAGACGCATGTCACGCACATCTACGCGAAGATGGGCATCCAGGGCCGCCAGGAGCTCATGGATCTCATCTGGCGGTAG
- a CDS encoding 4Fe-4S dicluster domain-containing protein → MRLGMVIDLKRCIGCQTCMISCKVSNRVPQGMFWNRVESTAEDCYDGAVGSWPHLSRTYTPIACQHCENPACERVCPTGATYVDDEGRVEIDYDRCIGCRMCMAACPYNARQFNWSDPAYDPEFAYGRSDVPVRPQGVAEKCTLCRERTARGEQPMCVSTCLGHARVFGDLDDPDSEVSRLLAANNAVQLLPEMGTNPHVYYLM, encoded by the coding sequence ATGAGACTTGGAATGGTCATAGATCTCAAGCGGTGCATCGGGTGCCAGACGTGCATGATCAGCTGCAAGGTCAGCAACCGCGTGCCGCAGGGCATGTTCTGGAACCGCGTGGAGAGCACGGCGGAGGATTGCTACGACGGTGCCGTTGGCTCCTGGCCACACCTCAGCAGGACGTATACGCCCATCGCCTGCCAGCACTGCGAGAACCCTGCGTGTGAGCGGGTGTGCCCGACGGGCGCCACTTACGTTGATGACGAGGGGCGCGTCGAGATCGACTATGACCGTTGTATCGGGTGCCGCATGTGCATGGCGGCGTGCCCGTACAACGCGCGCCAGTTCAACTGGTCTGACCCGGCGTATGACCCCGAGTTCGCCTACGGGCGCTCCGACGTGCCCGTTCGACCGCAGGGCGTTGCCGAGAAGTGCACGCTGTGCCGGGAGCGCACCGCCCGGGGCGAACAGCCGATGTGCGTGAGTACCTGCCTGGGACACGCCCGCGTTTTCGGTGACCTCGACGATCCCGACAGCGAGGTGTCTCGCCTGCTCGCGGCGAACAACGCCGTGCAGCTTCTGCCCGAGATGGGGACGAACCCCCACGTCTACTACCTGATGTAA
- a CDS encoding cyclic nucleotide-binding domain-containing protein — translation MPCCDNRFCRSLEDADRAELCRICARSHFEKDALLPQEPFEAHLMLIVSGALTTIKAANGKMQYLYCSGDIIGHEYLFNERRIKYTGYGLLQAFRDLEVAWFPTMRLRELFYERPGIARALYMNVSVMDNRKAYYRIMVSLEDAYHAVLYMMLYLQRRGISTPSHAELAFLCGLNRVTVTRVLKEILRSEPYEDLREYMESELGRLSFPD, via the coding sequence ATGCCGTGCTGCGACAACCGATTCTGCCGCTCGCTCGAGGATGCTGACCGCGCGGAGCTCTGCCGCATCTGTGCCCGCTCGCACTTCGAGAAAGACGCGCTCTTGCCGCAGGAGCCGTTCGAGGCGCATCTGATGCTCATCGTCTCCGGTGCCCTCACGACTATCAAGGCGGCCAACGGCAAGATGCAGTATCTCTACTGCTCGGGCGACATCATCGGGCACGAGTACCTGTTCAACGAGCGCCGCATCAAGTACACGGGCTATGGCCTGCTCCAGGCGTTTCGCGACCTCGAGGTCGCCTGGTTTCCGACGATGCGCCTGCGGGAGCTGTTTTACGAGCGTCCGGGTATCGCGCGGGCCCTCTACATGAACGTGTCGGTCATGGATAACCGCAAGGCATACTACCGCATTATGGTGTCGCTCGAGGACGCTTACCACGCTGTGCTCTACATGATGCTATACCTGCAGCGCCGCGGCATCTCGACGCCTAGTCACGCTGAGCTCGCCTTTCTCTGCGGCCTGAACCGTGTGACTGTCACACGCGTGCTCAAAGAGATCCTGCGTTCGGAGCCCTATGAGGACTTGCGGGAGTATATGGAAAGCGAGCTCGGGCGCCTGTCGTTTCCCGACTGA
- a CDS encoding carbon starvation protein A → MNGLTLLIIAVVVLAAGYLLYGRWLQKTWGIDPKALTPAKQFEDGKDYAPSDRLSVFAHQFSSICGAGPVTGPIIACVFGWLPAFLWILVGGIFFGAVQDFTALYASVRNQGKSMGLLIEKYIGRYGRRLFLLFCWLFTMLVVAAFTDMVAGTFVSKAGDDATTYANGATATINIAFIVAAVIMGIACARLQLRGIVKFLVAMVLFVASFAVGMVFPIETPNKITWDIAIMVYLFFASCVPMTYLKQPRDYLCFIVLIGMIVFAFVGVVVYNPTLQLNMFNGFVLGEGSSAKMLFPVLFVTIACGAVSGFHSLVSTGTSSKTIANERDMLPVGYGSMVLECVVATLALICVAAVATAGGDYSEVGTGTPFSVFSTSVASFMEQLGLPVVFSQVFMTMAVSTLALSSLDAVARIGAMSFQELFLGEKADGSDVNPVRRFLGSRWVATLLVLVPGFLLALGGYNNIWALFGSANQLLAAMVLIALSVFLKATGRKGLMLVIPACFMLVVVFVSLVSILIGIVPTIGTADFSFLKQGLQLIFGVLLLVLGVIIAVSCFKKRAETAFGSEKEEPLSTATERPLA, encoded by the coding sequence ATGAATGGCTTGACACTGCTCATCATCGCCGTCGTCGTGCTCGCCGCCGGCTATCTTCTGTACGGCCGGTGGCTGCAGAAGACATGGGGCATCGACCCCAAGGCGCTCACGCCCGCCAAGCAGTTTGAGGATGGCAAGGACTATGCGCCCTCCGACCGCCTGTCCGTGTTCGCGCACCAGTTCTCGTCCATCTGCGGCGCCGGCCCTGTGACCGGCCCCATCATCGCCTGCGTGTTCGGCTGGTTGCCCGCGTTCCTGTGGATCCTCGTCGGCGGCATCTTCTTCGGCGCCGTGCAGGACTTCACCGCGCTGTACGCCTCGGTGCGCAACCAGGGCAAGTCGATGGGCCTGCTCATCGAGAAGTACATCGGCCGCTACGGCCGCCGTCTGTTCCTGCTGTTCTGCTGGCTGTTCACGATGCTCGTCGTCGCCGCGTTCACGGACATGGTGGCCGGCACGTTCGTCTCCAAGGCCGGCGACGACGCCACGACATACGCCAACGGCGCCACGGCCACGATCAACATCGCGTTCATCGTCGCGGCCGTCATCATGGGCATCGCCTGCGCGCGTCTGCAGCTGCGTGGCATCGTGAAGTTCCTCGTCGCCATGGTGCTGTTCGTCGCGTCGTTTGCCGTGGGCATGGTGTTCCCCATCGAGACGCCGAACAAGATCACGTGGGACATCGCCATCATGGTGTACCTGTTCTTCGCGTCGTGCGTGCCCATGACCTACCTCAAGCAGCCGCGTGACTACCTGTGCTTCATCGTGCTGATCGGCATGATCGTGTTCGCGTTCGTCGGCGTCGTCGTGTACAACCCGACGCTGCAGCTCAACATGTTCAACGGCTTCGTGCTCGGCGAGGGCTCGAGCGCCAAGATGCTGTTCCCCGTGCTGTTCGTCACCATTGCGTGCGGCGCCGTGTCGGGCTTCCACAGCCTCGTGAGCACGGGCACGTCGTCGAAGACCATCGCCAACGAGCGCGACATGCTGCCCGTGGGTTACGGCTCCATGGTGCTCGAGTGCGTCGTGGCCACGCTGGCGCTCATCTGCGTCGCGGCCGTTGCCACCGCCGGCGGCGACTACTCGGAGGTCGGCACAGGCACGCCGTTCAGCGTGTTCTCCACGTCCGTCGCGTCGTTCATGGAGCAGCTCGGCCTGCCCGTCGTGTTCTCGCAGGTCTTCATGACGATGGCCGTGTCGACGCTCGCCCTGTCCTCGCTGGACGCCGTGGCCCGCATCGGCGCCATGAGCTTCCAGGAGCTGTTCCTCGGCGAGAAGGCCGACGGCTCCGACGTCAACCCCGTGCGCCGCTTCCTGGGCAGCCGCTGGGTCGCCACGCTGCTCGTGCTTGTGCCGGGCTTCCTGCTGGCCCTGGGCGGCTACAACAACATCTGGGCGCTGTTCGGCTCCGCTAACCAGCTGCTTGCCGCCATGGTGCTCATCGCGCTGTCCGTGTTCCTCAAGGCCACGGGCCGCAAGGGCCTCATGCTCGTCATCCCGGCGTGCTTCATGCTCGTCGTCGTGTTCGTGTCGCTCGTGAGCATCCTCATCGGCATCGTGCCGACGATCGGGACGGCGGACTTCAGCTTCCTCAAGCAGGGGCTGCAGCTCATCTTTGGCGTGCTTCTGCTCGTGCTCGGCGTCATCATCGCCGTGAGCTGCTTCAAGAAGCGCGCTGAGACCGCGTTCGGCTCCGAGAAGGAGGAGCCGCTGAGCACCGCCACCGAGCGCCCGCTCGCGTAA